From Paenibacillus sp. PK3_47, the proteins below share one genomic window:
- a CDS encoding 5'-nucleotidase C-terminal domain-containing protein has protein sequence MNISSRRKQWGSAALSFLLVSGIALPAPQTASAAQDNSAPVISQVYGGGGNSGAKYKNDFIELYNPTDAAIDLTGWKVRYAAKTSTFNNSGTTLSGIIPAKGYYLIQQSAGAGGTDDLPTPNMVGTLTLGGAEGKVDLLDKDGNRIDLVGYGETNEYEGPPGSGGTKALTNSSAAVRKESLLLPQGNRGLDTDTNAADFIVQAPDPRTSAVDNAKAPAVTASIASGQLVGKGTSLSLSTSSVTASVYYSVYANGSPTAIADYTLYSTPILLQDDSVLIKALSKEEGKADSDISQFSYTTEEALSGLSIPQIQGTYQSSPYAGQLVQGVKGIVTYKSGSTFYIQTATPDNDVRTSEAIMVYLPGNTVKVGDSVLVDGLVKEYKESGYEDASDLLTTEIAASQAAIISSGNALPAATILGTGGRTIPTAAISGGLTKELDPSKYSLDFYESLEGMRVQLNNPQIIGPYDYEIPVTVNNGASTTEVSSPAGGLVLTGADYNPQRILIAKKPANPVKTGQVFSGNITGILGYDYGNFKVRPDGDLPAVSAGTSIERETTALIAGEDKLTVASFNVENFSKKNSSTKITNVAKAIVGNLQTPDIVGLLEIQDNDGADNTGVVDASESYNALIEAIKQEGGPTYAYTDIAPVNNMDGGAPGANIRAGFIYNTARVSLPPAATKGDATTATGYTEAGGLTMNPGRIDPANPAFSNSRKPLAAEFIFNNEKVLVIANHFNSKTGDTGLYGSVQPPVKGSEAQRAEIAAVVNGFVSDVLAKNPEANIVVLGDLNDFQFSNTLKTLKGSALTNLIDTLPLGERYSYIYEGNSQTLDHMLVNNRLASRSKLDIVHINADFQEEEGRVSDHDPLLTQIDFGTDNFNLRVLHTNDTHSHLENVTKRTSAISSERTGNTVLLDAGDVFSGTLYFTQFKGQADIEFMNNIGYDAMTFGNHEFDLNKDQPEVLKNFVTAAKFPFASSNIDFTTKKSELAELFHNSIGTIETDDTKSTAKDGNIYPAVIKDVYGEKIGIFGLTTEDTVGLASPGDKISFKDHVESAKNTVAMLEAQGINKIIAVTHLGYTVDQELAKAVPGIDIIVGGHSHTKIDNPPAPVVNAGTGKSVLIVQTGEYSQFLGELDVTFDKDGEILSYNGKLLDVNLFGEDAEAKKLLAPYDAELAAVRSEVVGSTEVDLYTNRIIDGKSVRVVRQEETPIGNLIADSIAEKVRELMPNFVSESDLASIKGVVAIQNGGGIRAAIDTGDITMGEVLTTLPFGNSLVALKVTGAEIISSLENAVSGLSSDQGRFAQVSGMKYTFDSTKKPEIVDSVTGKVTQTGERIVSVEILQANGSYSPIDRNAYYILSTNSFMAGGGDFYRALAGAKADGRYYELGLPDFEVLLSYLTKHKPVKVGLEGRITDLKGAAPDEDFSLRILHTNDTHSHLETVVKRMTAIKQERTENSILVDAGDVFSGTLYFTQFNGLADLEFMNYIGYDAMTFGNHEFDRGLPALRTFIDQANFPFISSNIDFTTKDNELKEIFVNGVGGSTSETPVEDGHIYPSVIKEVYGEKIGILALTTEDTVGLSSPGDNISFKNYKTSAENTVKSLQALGVNKIVALSHLGYSVDQKLAVEVAGIDVIVGGHSHTKLDAPVILNADSEPTLIVQTGEYGTYLGELDVNFDDEGVITTYNGKLIDTTKFAEDATAKQMLVKYDDQLKEIRQTVVGNTEVPLVYERMIDGKMTRVVRKEETNLGNLIADGINTKATELVSKLLPAGELAAIKGFVSIQNGGGIRAGIDQGEITLGEVLTVMPFSNSLVALKVTGKEIISSLENSVSGLEGDQGRFAQVSGMRYTYDSTKQAEKINPTSNLLEEEGERIVSVDIKQADGSYVPIDLDAYYILSTNSFMAGGGDFYRALAAAKADGRYYELYLPDYEVFTDYLGQVGTVNIGTEGRITDLKGAAPAPTNPPGGGGGNGGTPSTPAPSATATPAPSASPQVTTLTAESLTAQFAALPAGSSELVIPLVSSAGGTQAVLPASVLIQQAAANPATVLTFTTDGASYSLPLGIVNGTALAAQLGTSDFTITVSILKADPDTLNSVNQALTAQAGSVTLAAPVIEFGITAQAGNNSVPLNNFGSTYVKRTLTAPSVLNPQNATAVSFDPATGTISFVPSVFTAKADGTTEVSVTRNSNSYYTVVQSSKTFGDTAGHWAKAAIDLLASKLIITGTSSTEFSPSKMVSRAEFAALITRSLGLATVSGGTSFSDVSTSAWYADAVQTAAAAGLITGYTDGTFKPNSPITRQEMAVILSKAIKYTGTTLTAGPAALAKFSDAAKIPAWSQAAVQEIAAELIIQGRPDGSFAPQNNATRAEAVTMLEKTLKFLEFIN, from the coding sequence ATGAACATTTCGTCCAGGCGAAAGCAATGGGGCTCGGCAGCACTCTCATTTTTGCTGGTTAGCGGAATCGCCTTACCCGCCCCGCAAACCGCTTCTGCGGCCCAGGATAACAGCGCTCCCGTGATCTCCCAGGTGTATGGCGGCGGAGGAAACTCCGGAGCCAAGTACAAAAATGATTTCATCGAGCTCTACAATCCTACTGATGCAGCTATCGATTTGACTGGATGGAAGGTCAGGTACGCAGCCAAGACAAGTACTTTCAACAATTCAGGGACTACACTGTCAGGGATCATTCCTGCAAAAGGCTACTATCTGATTCAGCAATCTGCAGGAGCCGGCGGAACCGATGATTTACCTACCCCGAATATGGTTGGCACACTGACATTGGGCGGTGCGGAAGGCAAGGTTGATCTGCTTGATAAAGACGGAAACCGGATCGATCTTGTCGGCTACGGTGAAACCAACGAATATGAAGGTCCACCAGGAAGCGGTGGTACCAAAGCTCTGACTAACAGCAGTGCAGCCGTACGTAAGGAATCTCTCCTACTGCCACAAGGAAACCGCGGATTAGATACCGATACCAACGCTGCTGACTTTATTGTACAAGCACCGGACCCGCGTACTTCCGCTGTAGACAATGCCAAGGCTCCTGCTGTTACAGCTTCTATTGCAAGCGGGCAGCTTGTAGGCAAGGGCACTTCACTTTCCCTGTCCACCAGCAGTGTAACTGCAAGCGTATACTATAGTGTATATGCAAACGGCAGCCCTACAGCCATAGCTGATTACACCTTGTACAGCACCCCGATTCTTTTACAAGATGACAGTGTTCTTATAAAAGCCTTGTCCAAAGAAGAAGGAAAAGCTGACAGTGATATTTCCCAGTTCAGCTATACGACCGAGGAAGCACTTAGCGGACTCTCAATTCCCCAAATCCAGGGTACATACCAATCCTCGCCTTATGCGGGGCAGCTGGTACAAGGCGTTAAGGGGATTGTAACTTATAAGAGCGGCAGCACATTTTATATTCAAACCGCTACCCCCGACAACGATGTAAGGACTTCTGAAGCCATTATGGTATATCTCCCCGGTAATACTGTAAAGGTTGGCGATTCCGTGCTTGTGGACGGACTTGTTAAGGAATATAAAGAGAGCGGCTATGAAGACGCTTCTGATCTCCTGACCACAGAAATTGCAGCATCTCAGGCTGCTATTATTTCTTCCGGAAACGCACTTCCGGCAGCTACAATTCTCGGCACAGGCGGGCGGACAATCCCCACGGCTGCCATTTCCGGCGGTTTGACGAAAGAGCTTGACCCTTCAAAATATTCGCTAGACTTCTACGAGAGTCTTGAAGGTATGCGTGTCCAGCTTAATAACCCGCAGATTATCGGGCCTTATGATTACGAAATCCCGGTTACTGTTAACAACGGCGCCAGCACAACAGAAGTCAGCTCGCCGGCAGGCGGCCTGGTTCTTACTGGAGCTGATTATAATCCACAGCGTATTCTGATTGCCAAGAAACCTGCCAACCCTGTCAAAACAGGACAAGTATTCAGCGGCAATATCACAGGTATCCTAGGATATGATTACGGCAACTTCAAAGTGCGTCCGGACGGAGACTTGCCCGCAGTAAGTGCCGGAACATCCATTGAACGCGAAACCACTGCATTGATCGCAGGAGAAGACAAATTGACTGTCGCCTCTTTTAATGTGGAGAATTTCTCAAAGAAAAACTCCTCCACAAAAATCACCAATGTGGCCAAAGCGATTGTAGGCAATCTGCAAACTCCGGATATCGTCGGCCTGTTGGAAATTCAGGATAATGATGGCGCCGACAACACTGGAGTCGTTGATGCCAGCGAGAGCTATAACGCACTCATTGAGGCGATCAAACAGGAAGGCGGACCGACCTACGCCTATACCGACATAGCACCTGTTAATAATATGGACGGCGGCGCACCGGGAGCCAATATCCGTGCAGGATTTATTTACAATACCGCACGGGTCTCCCTGCCTCCGGCCGCGACCAAAGGTGATGCAACAACAGCTACTGGTTATACCGAAGCTGGTGGACTCACTATGAACCCGGGTCGGATCGATCCAGCTAACCCTGCGTTCAGCAACTCCCGTAAGCCGCTTGCGGCCGAATTTATTTTTAATAATGAGAAAGTGCTGGTGATTGCCAATCATTTCAATTCAAAGACAGGAGATACAGGTCTATACGGCAGCGTGCAGCCTCCGGTTAAAGGAAGTGAAGCCCAGCGGGCGGAAATCGCTGCAGTTGTGAACGGCTTTGTTTCCGATGTACTGGCCAAAAACCCTGAAGCTAACATTGTTGTGCTTGGCGACCTGAATGACTTCCAGTTCTCCAACACACTGAAAACCCTGAAAGGCAGTGCATTGACTAACCTGATCGATACTTTGCCTTTAGGTGAACGTTACTCTTACATCTACGAGGGTAATTCTCAGACCCTGGATCACATGCTGGTTAATAACAGACTGGCAAGCCGGTCCAAGCTGGATATTGTGCATATTAATGCCGACTTCCAGGAGGAAGAAGGCCGCGTAAGCGACCATGATCCGCTGCTGACGCAAATTGACTTCGGAACAGACAACTTCAACCTGCGTGTACTGCACACCAATGATACACACAGCCATCTTGAAAATGTAACGAAGCGCACGTCCGCAATCAGCAGTGAACGGACAGGTAACACGGTGCTGCTGGATGCCGGGGATGTTTTCTCTGGAACCCTGTATTTCACCCAATTCAAGGGGCAGGCTGACATCGAATTCATGAATAACATCGGTTATGACGCCATGACCTTTGGTAATCACGAATTTGACCTGAACAAAGACCAGCCGGAAGTACTGAAAAACTTCGTAACGGCTGCAAAATTCCCTTTTGCCAGCTCGAATATTGACTTTACGACGAAAAAAAGCGAGCTTGCTGAGCTGTTCCACAATTCTATCGGGACCATTGAAACGGACGACACAAAGAGTACAGCCAAGGACGGCAACATTTATCCGGCTGTCATCAAAGACGTCTACGGTGAGAAAATCGGCATTTTCGGCTTAACAACCGAGGATACCGTGGGACTGGCTTCTCCCGGAGACAAAATCAGCTTCAAAGACCATGTGGAAAGTGCAAAGAATACCGTAGCAATGCTTGAAGCTCAAGGTATCAATAAGATCATCGCGGTTACCCACCTAGGTTACACCGTTGACCAGGAGCTGGCCAAAGCTGTTCCGGGGATTGATATTATTGTCGGCGGACACTCGCATACGAAAATAGACAATCCTCCGGCTCCGGTTGTTAATGCAGGAACCGGTAAAAGCGTTCTGATTGTTCAGACAGGCGAATACAGCCAATTTCTGGGTGAACTCGACGTAACCTTCGACAAAGACGGCGAAATTCTGAGTTATAACGGTAAGCTGCTTGATGTTAACCTGTTCGGAGAGGATGCTGAGGCTAAGAAGCTGCTTGCTCCATATGATGCTGAATTGGCTGCTGTCCGCAGCGAAGTTGTAGGCTCAACAGAAGTTGATCTCTACACTAACCGCATCATCGACGGTAAGTCCGTTCGCGTTGTACGACAGGAAGAAACTCCGATCGGAAACTTGATTGCCGACAGTATTGCAGAAAAGGTTAGAGAGTTAATGCCTAACTTTGTATCGGAAAGCGACCTCGCTTCCATTAAAGGCGTTGTAGCCATTCAGAATGGTGGCGGAATTCGCGCAGCCATCGACACGGGCGACATCACTATGGGTGAAGTTCTGACTACTCTTCCATTCGGCAACAGCCTGGTTGCACTCAAAGTAACGGGTGCAGAAATCATTTCCTCACTGGAAAATGCCGTTAGTGGACTAAGCTCCGACCAAGGGCGGTTTGCTCAGGTTTCCGGGATGAAATACACCTTTGATTCTACTAAAAAACCGGAAATTGTTGATTCCGTAACCGGTAAGGTAACACAAACAGGCGAACGCATCGTATCTGTTGAGATCCTGCAGGCAAACGGGTCTTATTCGCCAATTGACCGGAACGCTTACTACATCCTGTCTACGAACTCCTTTATGGCTGGTGGCGGTGACTTTTACCGTGCTCTTGCTGGAGCCAAGGCTGACGGACGTTATTACGAGCTGGGACTTCCGGATTTTGAGGTTCTTCTGTCCTATCTGACTAAACACAAGCCGGTTAAGGTTGGACTCGAAGGCCGCATTACGGATTTGAAAGGTGCAGCACCGGATGAGGACTTCTCCCTGCGCATCTTGCATACCAATGACACGCATAGCCATCTGGAAACTGTTGTTAAACGGATGACTGCGATCAAGCAGGAGCGTACGGAGAATTCCATCCTGGTGGATGCCGGGGACGTGTTCTCCGGAACCCTGTATTTCACCCAATTTAATGGCCTTGCCGATCTGGAATTCATGAACTACATCGGATATGACGCCATGACCTTTGGTAATCACGAGTTTGATAGGGGTCTGCCTGCGCTGAGAACCTTCATCGATCAGGCGAACTTCCCGTTCATCAGCTCGAATATTGACTTTACGACTAAGGATAATGAGCTGAAAGAGATTTTTGTGAACGGCGTTGGCGGCTCCACTTCGGAGACTCCAGTAGAGGACGGTCATATTTATCCATCCGTCATTAAAGAAGTGTACGGAGAGAAAATTGGCATTCTCGCTCTTACCACTGAAGATACCGTGGGCCTTTCTTCACCTGGCGATAACATCAGCTTTAAGAATTACAAGACCAGTGCCGAAAACACTGTGAAATCCCTGCAGGCACTGGGCGTTAACAAAATTGTTGCCCTGTCCCATCTGGGCTACAGCGTTGACCAAAAACTGGCTGTAGAGGTTGCGGGCATTGACGTGATCGTCGGCGGACATTCCCACACCAAGCTGGACGCTCCTGTGATCCTTAACGCGGACAGCGAGCCGACACTGATTGTACAAACCGGTGAATACGGCACATACCTCGGCGAACTGGATGTTAATTTCGACGATGAAGGTGTCATCACTACGTACAACGGAAAGCTGATCGATACAACCAAATTTGCAGAAGATGCTACAGCGAAGCAAATGCTGGTCAAATATGACGACCAGCTGAAGGAAATCCGTCAGACTGTTGTTGGCAATACTGAGGTTCCACTGGTCTATGAGCGGATGATTGACGGCAAGATGACCCGCGTGGTCCGCAAAGAAGAAACTAACCTGGGTAATCTCATTGCCGATGGTATTAACACCAAGGCAACCGAACTCGTAAGCAAGCTTCTCCCTGCTGGCGAGCTGGCTGCCATTAAAGGCTTTGTCTCCATCCAGAACGGCGGCGGCATCCGCGCCGGCATCGATCAGGGCGAAATTACACTCGGTGAAGTGCTGACGGTTATGCCGTTCTCCAACAGTCTGGTAGCCCTGAAGGTGACGGGAAAAGAAATCATTTCTTCCCTTGAAAACAGCGTAAGTGGATTGGAAGGCGATCAGGGCAGATTTGCCCAGGTATCGGGTATGAGATACACCTATGACTCCACGAAGCAGGCGGAAAAGATCAATCCTACCTCGAATCTGCTGGAGGAGGAAGGAGAGCGTATCGTTTCAGTAGACATTAAGCAGGCTGACGGCAGCTATGTGCCGATTGACCTGGATGCTTACTATATCCTGTCTACGAACTCCTTCATGGCAGGCGGCGGAGATTTCTACCGCGCGCTGGCTGCAGCTAAGGCAGACGGACGTTATTATGAGCTGTACCTGCCGGATTATGAAGTGTTTACAGATTATCTGGGACAAGTCGGAACGGTGAATATAGGTACAGAAGGCCGGATTACGGATCTGAAAGGTGCAGCACCGGCACCAACTAATCCTCCGGGTGGTGGAGGCGGAAATGGCGGAACGCCATCAACACCTGCACCTTCTGCAACAGCAACACCTGCACCTTCTGCTTCACCGCAGGTAACAACACTTACTGCTGAGTCTCTGACAGCACAGTTCGCCGCTCTGCCGGCGGGCAGCAGCGAACTGGTCATCCCGCTGGTTTCCTCAGCAGGCGGAACACAGGCTGTGCTTCCAGCCAGCGTACTGATCCAGCAGGCTGCAGCTAATCCTGCGACAGTTCTTACGTTCACTACGGATGGAGCGTCTTATTCCCTTCCGCTCGGTATCGTAAATGGAACTGCACTGGCTGCACAGCTTGGAACAAGTGATTTTACAATTACAGTCTCAATCCTTAAGGCAGATCCGGATACGCTCAACAGCGTGAACCAGGCCCTGACTGCACAAGCCGGTTCCGTTACATTGGCAGCTCCGGTCATTGAATTTGGCATTACAGCGCAAGCCGGTAATAACAGTGTGCCGCTGAATAACTTCGGCAGCACTTATGTGAAGCGTACGCTCACGGCTCCATCCGTGCTGAATCCGCAGAATGCAACAGCCGTATCCTTTGATCCGGCTACCGGCACCATTTCCTTCGTGCCTTCCGTATTCACGGCCAAGGCCGATGGAACCACCGAAGTCAGCGTCACTAGAAACAGCAACAGCTATTACACGGTTGTCCAGTCTTCCAAGACATTCGGAGATACCGCTGGACATTGGGCAAAAGCAGCCATTGATCTTCTGGCCTCCAAACTGATCATCACAGGAACGAGCAGCACCGAGTTCTCACCATCGAAGATGGTCTCCCGTGCTGAGTTCGCTGCACTGATCACACGTTCACTGGGACTTGCGACAGTAAGCGGCGGAACCTCATTCAGTGATGTCAGCACAAGCGCATGGTACGCTGATGCCGTACAGACAGCAGCCGCTGCGGGCCTGATTACAGGTTATACAGACGGCACCTTCAAACCTAACAGCCCAATCACCCGCCAGGAGATGGCAGTGATCCTGTCCAAAGCCATCAAGTATACCGGCACAACCCTGACTGCCGGTCCGGCTGCGCTGGCCAAGTTCAGCGATGCTGCGAAGATCCCGGCCTGGTCACAGGCAGCAGTACAGGAAATTGCCGCTGAACTGATCATCCAAGGCAGACCGGACGGCTCCTTCGCACCACAGAATAATGCTACACGGGCGGAAGCTGTAACTATGCTGGAGAAGACACTGAAATTCCTGGAGTTCATCAACTAA
- the serS gene encoding serine--tRNA ligase: MLDMNWIRENEELVRNTVIWKKVDFPLDELLECDDKRRSLLRETEQHRAERNALTKEVEQRLRQGDTAAGERAKEQVREINRLLGTLEAALTAAEQRCSDLLLLAPNPVSADTPIGADDSENVELRQHGNPPEFSFTPRDHVELGELHDIIDIPRGVKAGGSRSYVLKGNGLLLHLAVQRLALDVLAERGFTAMDVPVIVRPEALERTGFFPGGKDQTYELGGDNRWLAGTSEVSLVSLYSDEIVDLGEPMRLAGMSTCFRREVGSAGRDVRGLYRVHQFSKIEQVVLCKNDPDTSERMLQEILANAEHILQLLELPYRVVAVCSGDMALKTHKQYDIETWMPSRGAYGETHSASNLHDFQARRSGIRYRDEDGRLKYCHTLNNTAVATPRILIPLLENHQQEDGSVYIPAALRPYLGGKQYLNR, encoded by the coding sequence ATGCTGGACATGAACTGGATCAGGGAAAATGAAGAGCTCGTGAGAAATACGGTGATATGGAAAAAGGTGGATTTTCCGCTGGATGAGCTGCTGGAGTGTGATGACAAACGCCGGAGCCTGCTGCGGGAGACGGAGCAGCACCGGGCGGAACGGAACGCGCTGACCAAAGAGGTAGAGCAGCGGCTGCGCCAGGGCGATACTGCTGCGGGGGAGCGGGCGAAAGAACAGGTGCGGGAAATCAACCGCCTGCTGGGTACGTTGGAAGCTGCGCTAACCGCAGCCGAACAGCGCTGCAGCGACCTGCTGCTGCTTGCGCCAAATCCGGTGTCGGCCGATACGCCAATCGGCGCCGATGACAGTGAGAACGTGGAGCTGCGGCAGCATGGAAATCCGCCGGAATTCAGCTTTACGCCGCGCGATCATGTGGAACTCGGCGAGCTCCACGATATCATCGACATTCCGCGCGGAGTCAAAGCCGGCGGTTCGCGCAGTTACGTTCTTAAAGGGAACGGCCTCCTGCTGCACCTTGCCGTGCAGCGCCTGGCACTGGATGTGCTGGCAGAGCGCGGCTTTACCGCGATGGATGTGCCGGTCATTGTCCGGCCGGAGGCACTGGAACGGACCGGATTCTTCCCCGGCGGCAAGGATCAGACTTATGAGCTGGGCGGAGACAACCGCTGGCTGGCCGGAACCTCGGAAGTTTCGCTTGTATCATTATACAGTGATGAAATTGTTGATCTTGGTGAGCCTATGAGGCTTGCCGGAATGTCGACCTGCTTCCGCCGTGAAGTAGGCTCGGCAGGACGCGACGTCCGCGGCCTGTACAGGGTCCATCAATTTTCGAAGATTGAACAGGTGGTACTATGTAAAAATGACCCGGATACCTCGGAGCGGATGCTCCAGGAGATTCTGGCCAACGCGGAACACATCCTTCAGCTGCTGGAGCTGCCTTACCGCGTAGTTGCCGTATGCAGCGGAGATATGGCGCTGAAGACGCATAAGCAGTATGACATTGAGACCTGGATGCCCAGCAGAGGAGCCTACGGCGAGACACACTCGGCTTCGAATCTGCATGACTTTCAGGCCCGGCGTTCAGGCATCCGCTACCGGGATGAAGACGGCCGCCTGAAGTACTGCCATACGCTGAACAACACTGCGGTAGCCACTCCCCGGATTTTGATCCCGCTGCTGGAGAATCATCAGCAGGAGGACGGGTCGGTTTATATACCGGCTGCGCTAAGGCCTTATTTAGGCGGCAAGCAATACCTTAATCGTTGA
- the ssuE gene encoding NADPH-dependent FMN reductase codes for MAKIVVINGTPSLVSRINAVIEYAEADLRGRGFEVERINVAELPAEDLIHTKFESEHIVKANGLVAEADAVIVVSPVYKASYTGVLKTFLDLIPQKGLAGKIALPLFMGGSLAHLLSIDYALKPVLSVLGARHILGGVYAVDSQAVRNDQGVVELAEELKLRLNSVLEELAEETAHKAGRKAGE; via the coding sequence ATGGCGAAAATAGTTGTGATTAACGGAACACCCTCCCTGGTCTCACGGATCAATGCGGTGATTGAGTATGCAGAGGCTGATTTGCGCGGACGCGGATTTGAGGTGGAGCGGATCAATGTAGCCGAGCTCCCGGCAGAGGATCTGATTCATACCAAATTTGAAAGCGAACATATCGTCAAAGCCAATGGCCTGGTTGCTGAAGCGGATGCGGTTATCGTCGTCAGCCCGGTGTACAAAGCTTCCTATACAGGTGTGCTGAAAACCTTCCTGGATCTGATTCCGCAAAAAGGCCTGGCCGGCAAAATTGCCCTCCCGCTCTTTATGGGCGGCAGTCTGGCGCATCTGCTCTCCATCGATTATGCGCTGAAGCCGGTGCTGTCCGTGCTGGGCGCACGCCATATTCTCGGCGGTGTATATGCGGTCGATTCCCAGGCTGTGCGCAATGACCAGGGTGTCGTTGAACTGGCAGAGGAGCTCAAGCTGCGTCTGAACAGCGTGCTGGAGGAGCTGGCGGAAGAAACAGCGCATAAAGCCGGACGCAAGGCAGGAGAGTAA